The region TGGGAAAATTATAGCAGCAGTGGTTTTTTGTACTATATGGGATTTTAGATGATGAAGGAATCCACCAGAACAGCATTTAGATATTTTAATTTCATTTGCTGAATGTCCTAGCTTTATAGCTTCTTCAAAACCTGAGTCTAAAATTCCATCTTGGGCTGAATCTAATCCCACTTGTTCCCAAGCTATTTCTGTGGAAGCTTTATAAAGATATCCATAGCCTGTATAAACTTGGGTAAAATAATTAGGTATTGCTAAAAGAAATTCGTATCCTTGCTCTAGATAGTTTCGAAAATCCATAGGCTGTACTCCTTTAAATATGAGGTGTTGAGTTTAGCTGATGTTACGATATAACATAACTACTTTATGGTCAAGCTTGTTGGTGGAGATTTTATGCGTATAATCAGCTATTAGTTCTTAGTTGGAGAGCTTAGATTTGCAATTTTCTAGCTTGTCAAAAAATACTTCTTCTAATTTTGATTTATCTGATTGAATTCCAGCTTCTAATAGGTCGTTATTAACGTGATCTATAATTGGATCAAAGTCTTTGGAGGCAATGCTCAAGTCTATTAAAGATTTTGTATAGATGTTGATGTCTTTAGGTGCCATTTTCATTTCTTCAGCAGCCCATAGGCCGAATAATTTACTAGCCATAGCTTTGGCTTTGAATTCTTTTTCTTCATCGAGGATAAATTTAGTTTCGAATGATTTTTCTCTTTCTTTTAGTGTCATGATAATTCCATATATATAGTTGAATATAAGGAGTATATGACACTAATAGTTAATAATACGTGAAGAAAAAATTATTTTTCTTGTAATGCTTTTTTATACATATCTTTATAGTTTAGTAAGGCAAAAATGGTTACACCTACAAATGCCATTATATAAAAGGCTGGTGATGTGGGGGATCCAGTATAAGCAATGAGGTTTAAATATATAAACGGAACAGTCCCTCCAAAAAGGGCGGCACTAATATTATATGATAAGGCTAGTCCAGTAAAACGAATGTTAGTTGGAAATAATTCAACTAAAGCTGCTGGAATTGGTCCTAAGTAAGCTCCAAGAGCAATTCCAAACATCACTTGAGCAAGCAATGGGTAAAAAGTGCCTCCTTTAAGCATTATAAGGAAAGTCGGATATGCTGATATGGCAATAATGATGGCAGTAATAAATAATACGTTTTTTCTACCATATTTGTCAGATAACCATCCGGTTAGGGGCATTGATAATATAAATGCAAAAATAGCTATTCCATTGATTACTAAAGCATCAGAGAGTTTAACCCCAGCGTGTTGCTGTAGGAAAGTTGAGAAAAAAGCCGAGAAGGAATAGAAAGGTACACATACTGTTAAATATAGTGCCATTGCTATTAATAGCTCTCTCCAGTGATTTACAAGAACTTCTCTGATAGGAGTTTTAGAGATGTTACCATGCTTTTTTGCGGCTAAATATATTGGGCTTTCACTAATATTGTTTTTGATATAGAAGGCTACCATACCAATAACAAGGCTAATAATGAAAGGTAATCTCCACCCCCAAGTCATAAATGCTTCTTCAGGTAGTAAGCGAGAGAATCCTAAAGAAACAGCAATTCCTAATAATACACCAGCTCCAAGGCTAAACATGGTGCTACTACCAATAAGTCCTCTTTTGTTAGATGGAGAATGTTCAACTATAAATGTTATACATCCACTAAAACCACCACCCAAGGCTAGTCCTTGGAATAATCTCATAAGAGTAAGAAGAATTGGTGCTGTTACTCCAATTTGTTGATAGGTGGGGATAAAACCAATCATAGCGGTTGGAATTGCCATCATCAGGATAGAGAATACCAAAGCAGCTTTTCGGCCAAATCTATCTCCTAATACTCCAAACAGTACCCCACCTAGTGGACGCATTACAAATCCAACAGCAAATATTCCAAAAGTTGCTAGTAAGGATGTAAATTGGTCATCTGATGGAAAGAATAATGGACCAATGATTTTAGCAAATTGAACATATAGTACAAAGTCATACCATTCTAATGCGTTAGCAATCATACTTGATATTAAAATTTTTCTCATTTAATTCTCTCCTTATAGAAGTAAAATATAACAATATTTTCTTTTAGTCAGAATAATTAGCTATAAATAAATAAACTAAAAAAACAGTTTTTGGAAGTAAATAATGTAGTAATTGATAATATTAAGCATTGTTATTAGTTGATTTTTGCAAATTTTGAGGTGTTATTTTCTAGTTCTAATGATATATGGTCCACTAAATTTTGTTCAATAAGTGCATTACATATTATGTATATTACAATACTTAAAATAATTGAGAATATTACTAACAAAATACTGGGTTTAGAATTAGTAATAACAGGTTCTGAAGTATTAAGGTCCGGATTTTTAGAAACTGGTTTAATATCTATATCTTTTAATCCTAAATATTTAAGATATTGTTTTAAATATCCATAATAATAGCTTTCTGCAGCAAATATATCTACTTGATCATCTTCGATAGCTCTAAGATATCTCTTGCTTATTTTAAGATCATTAGCTACATCTTTTATTTTAAGAGATCTTTCTATCCTTTTGTCCTGAATTATTTTACCTAGCTCAATCATTAAGATCCTTAAATTTTCCTATTATTTAGATAATAAAAGCTATAAAATACATAGTCAATAACTATTAATAATTGATGAGGTTAATATGATATTTAAATTGAATTGGGAAAAATCTCAAAAACAGCATCAACTACCGGAGGGGGTAATTGAGAGAATGATTGAGGTGGCTTTTCCAGATAAAGAAATAATATCTTCTAAACTAATTGCCGGAGGATGTGCCAATTTAAATCTAATAGTTCAGCTTAAGAATGAAAGTGATCCAATTATTTTGCGTGTTTATCTTAGGGATAAAGACTCTGTATATAGAGAAAAGAGGATAGGTGAGCTTTTAAAAGATACAGTCCCTGTTCCGGAAATTAATTATATTG is a window of Rickettsiales bacterium DNA encoding:
- a CDS encoding helix-turn-helix domain-containing protein, giving the protein MIELGKIIQDKRIERSLKIKDVANDLKISKRYLRAIEDDQVDIFAAESYYYGYLKQYLKYLGLKDIDIKPVSKNPDLNTSEPVITNSKPSILLVIFSIILSIVIYIICNALIEQNLVDHISLELENNTSKFAKIN
- a CDS encoding MFS transporter, with the protein product MRKILISSMIANALEWYDFVLYVQFAKIIGPLFFPSDDQFTSLLATFGIFAVGFVMRPLGGVLFGVLGDRFGRKAALVFSILMMAIPTAMIGFIPTYQQIGVTAPILLTLMRLFQGLALGGGFSGCITFIVEHSPSNKRGLIGSSTMFSLGAGVLLGIAVSLGFSRLLPEEAFMTWGWRLPFIISLVIGMVAFYIKNNISESPIYLAAKKHGNISKTPIREVLVNHWRELLIAMALYLTVCVPFYSFSAFFSTFLQQHAGVKLSDALVINGIAIFAFILSMPLTGWLSDKYGRKNVLFITAIIIAISAYPTFLIMLKGGTFYPLLAQVMFGIALGAYLGPIPAALVELFPTNIRFTGLALSYNISAALFGGTVPFIYLNLIAYTGSPTSPAFYIMAFVGVTIFALLNYKDMYKKALQEK
- a CDS encoding DUF1476 domain-containing protein, with the protein product MTLKEREKSFETKFILDEEKEFKAKAMASKLFGLWAAEEMKMAPKDINIYTKSLIDLSIASKDFDPIIDHVNNDLLEAGIQSDKSKLEEVFFDKLENCKSKLSN